A single region of the Betta splendens chromosome 12, fBetSpl5.4, whole genome shotgun sequence genome encodes:
- the sptlc1 gene encoding serine palmitoyltransferase 1 isoform X1 yields MASGQQWVLVEMVQAFYEAPAYHLILEGILILWIIRLLFSKTYKLHETYKLTEKEKEDLIEEWQPEPLVPVSKDSLNLNYDVVTGPPSHRIIINGKECVNFASFNFLGLLDNERVKQKALASLKKYGVGTCGPRGFYGTFDVHLELEGRLAKFMRTEEAIIYSYGFATIASAIPAYSKRGDIIFVDEAACFSIQKGLQASRSLIKYFKHNDVEDLERLLKEQELEDQKNPRKARVTRKFIVVEGLYINTADICPLPELVKLKYKYKVRIFLEESMSFGVLGEHGRGVTEHFGINIDDIDLISANMENAVASIGGFCCGRSFVIDHQRLSGQGYCFSASLPPMLAAAAIEALNIMEEDPDIFAVLEKKCKRVFKALQAVPGLKLVGAPFAPALQLQLERSSGSRESDVQLLRRIVDYCLERRVAVTLARYLEKEERFLPPPSIRVVVTVEHTEDDIQEAVACIQEAASAILK; encoded by the exons ATGGCGTCTGGGCAGCAATGGGTGTTAGTGGAGATGGTCCAAGCTTTTTACGAG GCTCCTGCCTATCACCTCATTTTGGAGGGAATCCTCATCCTGTGGATCATCAGGCTGCTCTTCTCGAAGACCTACAAACTGCACGAGACCTACAAACTGACAGAGAAG GAGAAGGAAGACCTGATTGAAGAATGGCAGCCAGAGCCTCTAGTTCCTGTGTCCAAAGACAGTCTGAACCTCAACTACGATGTTGTTACAGG ACCCCCCAGTCACAGAATTATAATCAATGGAAAAGAGTGTGTAAACTTTGCCTCATTTAACTTCCTGGGTCTTCTCGACAATGAGCGGGTCAAG CAAAAGGCTTTAGCATCACTGAAGAAATACGGCGTAGGCACGTGTGGTCCACGGGGCTTTTATGGAACCTTCG ATGttcacctggagctggagggccGTCTGGCTAAATTCATGAGAACAGAGGAGGCCATCATCTACTCGTACGGCTTTGCAACGATAGCCAGTGCCATCCCTGCCTACTCCAAGAGGGGGGACATCATCTTTGT GGATGAAGCAGCCTGCTTCTCCATCCAGAAGGGTCTCCAAGCGTCACGCAGTCTCATCAAGTACTTTAAACACAACGACGTGGAGGATCTGGAGCGGCTCCtcaaggagcaggagctggaggaccagAAG AATCCTCGAAAAGCTCGAGTGACACGGAAGTTCATTGTCGTGGAGGGCTTGTACATCAACACTGCAGACATCTGTCCTCTCCCTGAACTG GTCAAGCTGAAGTACAAGTACAAGGTTCGGATCTTTCTGGAGGAGAGCATGTCTTTTGGCGTGTTGGGGGAACACGGTCGAGGCGTCACAGAGCACTTTGGGATCAAC ATAGATGACATTGACCTGATCAGCGCTAACATGGAGAACGCTGTGGCCTCCATCGGAGGCTTCTGCTGCGGACGCTCCTTCGTCATTGACCACCAG CGTCTGTCAGGGCAAGGCTACTGCTTCTCCGCTTCGCTGCCTCCCATGTTGGCGGCTGCTGCCATCGAGGCCCTCAACATCATGGAGGAGGATCCTG atatttttgctgttttggAGAAAAAGTGCAAACGTGTTTTCAAGGCTCTACAAGC GGTTCCAGGTTTGAAGTTAGTGGGGGCACCGTTCGCACCAGCTCTTCAGTTACAGTTGGAGAGAAGTTCAGGCTCCAGAGAGTCAGACGTGCAGCTGCTCCGCAGAATCGTAGACTAT TGTCTGGAGCGACGTGTGGCCGTCACTCTGGCTCGTTACCTAGAGAAAGAGGAACGCTTCCTCCCCCCGCCCAG CATCAGAGTGGTGGTCACCGTGGAACACACAGAGGACGACATCCAGGAGGCTGTGGCGTGTATCCAAGAGGCAGCTTCAGCCATCCTCAAATGA
- the nfil3 gene encoding nuclear factor interleukin-3-regulated protein, giving the protein MQSIKHEVESSESYGGEDALVLAMHHSISAVPFKAKTTCRRKREFIPEEKKDTIYWERRRKNNEAAKRSREKRRINDLVLENKLMALGEENASLRAELLSLKLKFGLMSSASYAQEAQKLSSAAAGLYQESAAPDAEQAAFGRGLESLQLRNSCVSVIKHSPHVAELCPAPQGGFRSAEVKQEPAESCSPCGRYTGSPLAGAGVGARPASFLQIARSSSTSPRSSDDCAVSKSSDGEDEQQVPKGFLQTVASPKSVIVSSHKVPSAGCAALPHKLRIKARTIPIKVEAVDPEYEFSGISASPDGASCLQNTPDLSEHTPSPLCPLSMQLANIQDWAHPSEMLQHGCSGRRPSLSPVAPQEPSCTHSAQKSMIRTERSREVDSAGGSIDQPAPSSVTRLLHPL; this is encoded by the coding sequence ATGCAGTCGATCAAGCACGAGGTGGAGTCCAGTGAGTCGTACGGTGGAGAAGATGCCCTGGTCCTGGCCATGCATCACAGCATCTCAGCCGTTCCGTTCAAGGCTAAAACCACCTGTCGCAGGAAAAGGGAGTTCATTCCCGAGGAGAAGAAGGACACAATCTACTGGGAGCGGCGGCGCAAGAACAACGAGGCGGCGAAGCGGTCGAGGGAGAAGAGGCGCATAAATGACCTGGTGCTCGAGAACAAGCTAATGGCTCTTGGGGAGGAAAACGCCTCCCTCAGGGCTGAGCTGCTGTCGCTGAAGCTGAAGTTTGGCCTGATGAGCTCAGCGTCATACGCCCAAGAAGCCCAGAAGCTGAGCTCCGCTGCCGCCGGCCTCTACCAGGAGAGCGCGGCTCCCGACGCTGAGCAGGCGGCGTTCGGCCGAGGTTTGGAGTCTCTTCAGCTGCGCAACAGCTGCGTCTCGGTCATCAAGCACTCGCCTCACGTGGCCGAGCTGTGCCCCGCGCCTCAGGGCGGCTTCAGGTCCGCAGAGGTCAAACAGGAGCCGGCAGAAAGCTGCAGTCCGTGCGGACGCTACACAGGCAGCCCTCtggccggcgccggcgtcggcGCCCGGCCCGCTTCCTTCCTGCAGATCGCCAGGTCCTCCAGTACCTCCCCGCGGAGCTCGGATGACTGTGCCGTAAGCAAGTCGTCCGATGGCGAAGATGAGCAGCAGGTCCCCAAAGGGTTCCTGCAAACTGTAGCGTCTCCAAAAAGTGTCATTGTCTCCTCTCACAAAGTGCCCAGTGCCGGCTGTGCGGCTCTGCCCCACAAACTGAGGATCAAAGCCAGAACCATCCCCATCAAAGTGGAGGCGGTGGACCCAGAGTACGAGTTCTCTGGAATCAGCGCGTCCCCCGACGGCGCTTCGTGCCTCCAGAACACGCCGGACCTGTCTGAGCACACCCCGTCCCCCCTGTGCCCTCTGTCGATGCAGCTGGCCAACATTCAGGACTGGGCTCACCCGTCTGAAATGCTGCAGCACGGCTGCTCCGGTAGGAGGCCGAGCCTCAGCCCCGTCGCCCCCCAGGAGCCGTCCTGCACACACTCGGCTCAGAAAAGTATGATCAGGACGGAGCGGAGCCGCGAGGTGGATTCAGCCGGAGGCAGCATTGATCAGCCCGCGCCTTCGTCGGTGACCCGGCTGCTTCATCCGCTGTAA
- the sptlc1 gene encoding serine palmitoyltransferase 1 isoform X2, whose protein sequence is MASGQQWVLVEMVQAFYEAPAYHLILEGILILWIIRLLFSKTYKLHETYKLTEKEKEDLIEEWQPEPLVPVSKDSLNLNYDVVTGPPSHRIIINGKECVNFASFNFLGLLDNERVKQKALASLKKYGVGTCGPRGFYGTFGKKGNERG, encoded by the exons ATGGCGTCTGGGCAGCAATGGGTGTTAGTGGAGATGGTCCAAGCTTTTTACGAG GCTCCTGCCTATCACCTCATTTTGGAGGGAATCCTCATCCTGTGGATCATCAGGCTGCTCTTCTCGAAGACCTACAAACTGCACGAGACCTACAAACTGACAGAGAAG GAGAAGGAAGACCTGATTGAAGAATGGCAGCCAGAGCCTCTAGTTCCTGTGTCCAAAGACAGTCTGAACCTCAACTACGATGTTGTTACAGG ACCCCCCAGTCACAGAATTATAATCAATGGAAAAGAGTGTGTAAACTTTGCCTCATTTAACTTCCTGGGTCTTCTCGACAATGAGCGGGTCAAG CAAAAGGCTTTAGCATCACTGAAGAAATACGGCGTAGGCACGTGTGGTCCACGGGGCTTTTATGGAACCTTCGGTAAGAAAGGAAATGAGCGAGGATGA
- the ror2 gene encoding tyrosine-protein kinase transmembrane receptor ROR2, producing MAPVLLRHSLLWLLLFFPDVRCDADHGFSQDTEGVAEAQSGAAPTAEGYFLEFQEPVNNITHFQGQTATLHCKVAGNPWPSIRWLKNDAPVVPEQGRITIRKTEAGSKLRIQDLDTTDTGYYQCVASNSVKVISATGVLYVKLGQMPTHGPSGPPREKGFCQPYRGIACARFIGNQSIYVESLQMQGESENRITAAFTMIGTSTHLSDKCSRFAIPSFCYYVFPLCDEGARAPRRRQLCRDECEALENDLCHDEYTVARSNPMILMQLDLPRCHLLPQAGTSEASSCMRIGVPPEKLGSKSPLDHTCYNGRGADYRGAVSVTQSGQQCQAWSAQFPHSHNLAQDHPELYGSQNFCRNPGGHMQAPWCFTLDPQVKMDLCDLQPCKPTENHRKEVLFILIPAVAIPLVIACLFFLVCMCRNKQKASSDAPLRCPLGGSSIQDVELSLLNQQKHQLQTKLQEVNMSAVRFMEELGEDRFGKVYKGHLYGAAPGEPSQVVAIKTLRDKVDGALCEEFRHEAALRVHLQHQNVVGLLGVVLKEQPMSMLFAYSSIGDLHEYLVMRSPNSDVGSSDDDKTVRSTLEPGDFLHVITQIAAGMEYLSGKQITHKDLAARNILVFDKLSIKIMDLGLFRDVYSADYYNLMGTSSFPIRWMSPESIVYGKFSTDSDIWSYGVLLWETYSYGLQPYCGFSNQDVIEMVQSRQLLSCPDDCPSWIYSLMLECWGEFPARRPRFKDVHGRLRSWESLANYTGSGQTGTSNTTHTSSLSTSPVSGVSVSTATASRYSSPKKGSPFHQPQFVPMKGPMPRPMVPPQLYISVNGYHAMSAYPYMQNFYPMQIPMAMPHPPVPPAPQRPNKAGSHHSGSGSTSTGYVTTAPSNASALLHEEPGAGEEAPADAAPDKDSSVPETALLGDECPQTDELVDAAPLDGQ from the exons ATGGCCCCCGTCCTGCTCCGGCACAgtttgctgtggctgctgcttttctttccaGATGTGAGATGTGACG ccgaTCACGGTTTCTCGCAGGATACGGAAGGTGTGGCTGAAGCCCAGAGCGGTGCTGCCCCCACAGCTGAAG GTTACTTCCTGGAGTTCCAGGAACCCGTCAACAACATCACTCACTTCCAGGGTCAGACGGCCACGCTGCACTGCAAGGTGGCCGGGAACCCGTGGCCTTCCATCCGCTGGCTGAAGAACGATGCTCCCGTGGTCCCAGAACAGGGACGGATCACCATCCGCAAGACCGAGGCTGGGTCCAAGCTCCGAATCCAGGACCTGGACACCACAGACACGGGTTATTACCAGTGTGTGGCCTCCAACTCTGTCAAGGTCATCTCTGCCACCGGCGTCCTTTACGTCAAGCTGG GACAGATGCCCACGCACGGACCCAGTGGCCC GCCACGGGAGAAAGGCTTCTGCCAGCCGTACCGGGGCATCGCCTGCGCCCGCTTCATCGGCAACCAGAGCATCTACGTGGAGTCTCTGCAGATGCAGGGGGAGAGTGAAAACCGCATCACAG CGGCCTTCACGATGATCGGCACCTCCACCCACCTGTCGGACAAGTGCTCCAGGTTCGCCATCCCGTCCTTCTGCTACTACGTCTTTCCCCTGTGCGACGAGGGCGCCCGCGCCCCTCGGCGCCGCCAGCTGTGCCGGGACGAGTGCGAGGCGCTGGAGAACGACCTGTGTCACGATGAGTACACCGTGGCCCGCTCCAACCCCATGATCCTCATGCAGCTGGACCTCCCCCGGTGCCACCTGCTGCCACAGGCGGGCACGTCCGAGGCGTCCTCCTGCATGCGCATCGGTGTGCCGCCAGAAAAGCTGGGTTCAA AGTCGCCCTTGGACCACACGTGTTACAATGGGAGGGGGGCGGATTACAGGGGCGCAGTCAGCGTCACCCAGTCGGGCCAGCAGTGCCAGGCGTGGAGCGCCCAGTTCCCCCACAGCCACAACCTGGCGCAGGACCACCCCGAGCTCTACGGGAGCCAAAACTTCTGCCGTAACCCGGGGGGCCACATGCAGGCGCCCTGGTGCTTCACCCTGGACCCCCAGGTCAAAATGGACCTGTGTgacctgcagccctgca AGCCCACGGAGAACCACAGGAAGGAggtgctcttcatcctcatccccGCCGTCGCCATCCCCCTGGTCATCGCCTGCCTCTTCTTCCTGGTGTGTATGTGTCGCAACAAGCAGAAGGCCTCGAGCGACGCGCCGCTGCGCTGCCCGCTGGGCGGCTCCTCCATCCAGGACGTGGAGCTGTCGCTtctgaaccagcagaaacaccaG CTGCAGACGAAGCTGCAGGAGGTCAACATGTCGGCCGTGCGCTTCATGGAGGAGCTGGGGGAGGACCGCTTCGGCAAAGTGTACAAGGGCCACCTGTACGGCGCTGCGCCCGGCGAGCCGTCCCAGGTGGTGGCCATCAAGACGCTGAGGGACAAGGTGGACGGCGCGCTGTGCGAGGAGTTCCGCCACGAGGCCGCGCTGCGCGTCCACCTGCAGCACCAGAACGTGGTCGGCCTGCTGGGCGTGGTCCTCAAGGAGCAGCCCATGAGCATGCTCTTCGCCTACTCCAGCATCGGCGACCTCCACGAGTACCTGGTCATGCGTTCCCCCAACTCGGACGTGGGCAGCTCCGACGACGATAAGACGGTGAGGTCCACCCTGGAGCCGGGAGACTTCCTGCACGTCATCACCCAGATCGCGGCTGGGATGGAGTACCTGTCCGGCAAGCAGATCACCCACAAGGACCTGGCCGCCCGCAACATCCTGGTCTTTGACAAGCTCAGCATCAAGATTATGGATCTGGGCCTGTTCCGGGACGTCTACTCCGCCGATTACTACAACCTCATGGGGACCAGCTCCTTCCCCATTCGCTGGATGTCTCCAGAATCCATAGTGTACGGGAAGTTCTCCACGGACTCTGACATCTGGTCGTACGGtgtgctgctgtgggagacCTACAGCTACGGCCTGCAGCCGTACTGCGGCTTCTCCAACCAGGACGTCATCGAGATGGTGCAGAGCCGCCAGCTGCTGTCGTGTCCGGACGACTGCCCGTCCTGGATTTACAGCCTCATGCTGGAGTGCTGGGGCGAATTCCCGGCGAGGAGGCCTCGCTTCAAGGACGTCCACGGCCGCCTGCGCTCGTGGGAGAGCCTCGCCAACTACACCGGCTCCGGGCAGACCGGCACCAGCAACACCACCCACACCAGCTCGCTGAGCACCAGCCCCGTGAGCGGCGTCAGCGTGAGCACGGCCACCGCCTCGCGCTACAGCAGCCCCAAGAAGGGCTCCCCGTTCCACCAGCCCCAGTTCGTGCCCATGAAGGGGCCGATGCCCCGGCCCATGGTGCCCCCGCAGCTCTACATCTCCGTGAACGGCTACCACGCCATGTCTGCCTACCCGTACATGCAGAACTTCTACCCCATGCAGATCCCCATGGCCATGCCCCACCCGCCGGTGCCGCCCGCTCCACAGAGGCCCAACAAGGCCGGCTCCCACCACAGCGGCagcggctccacgtccacgggcTACGTGACCACGGCGCCGTCCAACGCGTCCGCGCTCCTGCACGAGGAGCCCGGCGCCGGCGAGGAGGCCCCGGCCGACGCCGCGCCAGACAAGGACTCGTCCGTGCCTGAGACGGCGCTGCTGGGAGACGAGTGTCCACAGACTGATGAGCTGGTGGACGCGGCTCCGCTGGACGGCCAGTAG